DNA from Thermococcus sp. LS1:
CGTCGTCACCGACGATTATTTCAACGCCGCCTTTGCCCTCTACGCGAGCTATGTGATCGACGGTGATTGGAAGATAGAGGTTCTTCATTCTTTCACCTCCTGGAAGACCTTATCGACCATCTCCTCTAGCTTTGGATTGTGTGCGTTGAAAATCTTCATTCTTTCGAGGATTTCTTCCTTAGTGAGGCCCTTCTCCTTGAATGTCCTGGCCAGTGAGTCGAACCATGCAACATCGTAACCTATAGCTCCGCGGCAGCCAATGCACGCTATTCCATAGCTCGGACACCTTGCGTCGCAGCCCGCTCTCGTTATCGGGCCAAGGCACGGCTCGCCCTTCTCGATGAGGATGCATGGGTTGCCCTTCAGTCTGCACTCGAGGCAGACCGGGTAATCGACGTCCTCCGGCCAAGAGCCAACGAGGAAGGTGCCTATGGCGTAGATGAAATCCTTCTTCTCTGGCGGACAGCCGTAGAGCTTGTAATCAACCTTGATGTACTCCTCAACGGGCTTGGCCTTCTTCGGCTCGAACTTGACCTTTCCATCGCCGTAAACGATCTTCCAGAGCTCTTCGAGGCTCTTGTCCTTCTCCCAGCTCTGGACTCCGCCCTGCACTGCACAGGAGCCGACGGCAACTACTATCTTGGCATTCTCGCGTATCTTCTTGAGGAGCTCAATCTCTTCCTCCGTTGAAACGCTTCCCTCGATGAAGGCTATATCGACGGGTTCATCTTCACTGCTGTCACGGTCAAGCATGTACCAGCAGACGATTTCAGCGTTCGGGAGCAGCTGAAGTATCTCGTCCATCATGGCGAACTGGAGCTGGCAGCCGTAGCATGAGGTAAGAGCGTAAAACCCTATGCGAACCTTCCTCTCCATCTCCACCACCTCAGTCCAGCAGTCCTGGCGTTGATACTATGTCGAAGTACGTGAAAACCGGTCCATCTCTGCAGACGTACTTCCAGCTCGTACTCGTTCCGACGTTGCAGTGGCCGCACTTGCCTATTCCACACTTCATTTTCCTTTCCAGCGTTACATAGATGTTCTCGGGGCGGTAACCGTAATTGATGAGCGCCTCGAAGACAGCCTTGTACATCCTAGGTGGACCGCAGACAGCTATTGCGGTATTCTTCGGGTTGGTATTGGCCTCGACGATGAAGTTCTGCGGCCTTCCGTGCCGGCCCGGCCAGTCCGGGTCTCTGGTTACGCTCTGGATTATCTTGACGTTCTCGGCCTCTGCGAGGTCTTTCATCGCTTCAAGTTCCTTGTAGAAGAGGAGGTCCTTTCCGTAGCGGGCAGTGTTGATGAAGGTTATGTTTCCGTACTTCCAGCGGTTGTCCATGGCGTAGAGGAAGACGCTCCTGAGTGGGGCCGTTCCCAATCCCGCGGCGATGAGGAGCAAGTCCATTCCTTCCCACTCATCGACAGGGAAACCGTTTCCGTACGGCCCGCGGACAAGGACAGTGTCACCCGGCTTGAGCTTGTGAACGACGGTTGTGACTCTTCCCGCTTTCCTAATACAGAGCTCGAAGAATCCTCTCTTCATGGGGGACGAGCAGATGCTTATCGGGACTTCACCAACACCGGGTATGGTGAGCTGAACGAACTGTCCTGGCTTGAAGGTCCAGTTCTCGGCTATCTCTGGATCTTCAAACCTGAATAGAAAGAGCTTCTCCTTTTCCGTTAGCTGATACACCCTGAGAACCTTGACCCTGTCGAGGACGTAGGGATTGTCGTGGCACATGCAGACGTGAGCCTCGCTCATATGTCCTCACCTCTAATGTTGTTGGCATATGCAAAACCTTTCTTCGGAATTTCTTCGCTCAGCTCGGACGGGCAGGATGGGTCCTCCAATCCAGCTATAATTCTGAGGTTCTTCACGAAATCAATGCCCGCCGGACAGAAAGCAGTACATCTTCCACAGCCGACACAGAAGTTGATTCCAAGCGTCCAGTGGAATGACATCTTACAGAGATAGCGGTTTATGAAGCGGTCCTTCTTCGTCGGCCTGAAGTTGTGACCGCCCGCGACCAGTCCGTGGCTCCTGAACTTACATGAGTCCCAGCGCCTCTCCCTGTATCCTGTGTCCCCGTCGAGGTTGACGATGTCCTGGACTTCATAGCAGCGGCAGGTCGGGCATACTGTGCTGCAGTTGCCGCAGGCGAAGCACTTCTCGGCCTCCTTCTCCCAGAGCGGGTGCTCCATCTCCAGCTCGAGGAGGTAGTGGATGTTGTCCCACTCCTCATGATACCTGAAAGCCTGGGCGCGCTTCCTCTCGAACTCCCTGAAGTTGCAGATGTCCTCCTGTGTGACTTCAGTGAAGAGCTTGATGTTCTTGTCGACTATCCTATGGCCTGTAGGGGTTCCTATCCTTATCAGCCAGCCGTCAGGGAGCTCGTGGAAGAACAGATCAAAGCCATCATGCTCGAAGTCCGTCCTGAGCAGGTTGCAGAAGCAGTACTCGTCGGGCATGCAGCTTATACCGAGGATTATGCCTTTTTCACGCCTGACTTTGTAGTACTTGTCTGGGTACTCATCCAGATATACGCTGTCGAGTATCTTCAGGCCGTATATGTCACAGGCGTGGAGACCGAAAAGGACGAAGGGCTCGACTTCGGGAATTACTTCCTTATACTCTGCCTTTGAGATGCTGAACTCGAACATCTTCTCCCTTGGTGCGAAGAAGAACTTCTTCGGCGGCATCAGGGTTCTCGTGTAGTTGAATTCAATCTTTCTAACGTCGTCAATTTCTCTAAAATCATAGAACTGATCAGAAATTTTCACTGGGGCGTACAGCTTTCCGAGGTTTTTTAGTCTTTCTAAAAATTCATATGTATTTTCTTTTGGAAGCTTGACGTATCTCATATTACCACCCCCTCAATGGACATAAATTTACGCGTGCTCATGTTTGTTCCCTCAGTCTCGGCTTGGTAGATAGATAAAAAAGCGTTTTTAAACCCGGAAATTGTAAACCAAAGGTTAAAACTCTTTTGTTTGGTTAGAATGTTTAGGGATAACAAAAATGTTGGATGTAATAATGTCCTTTTTAGCTGTTTCCAGAACAATATGAATCATTGTAGTCCGTTTTAGGCCATTATAGTCGTATAAAGCTTCTAATCAACTAATGGAGCAGTGTTGAACCTTTAGTTTGGAAAAGGCCGTTAAAAAAACGTTTTTAAGCAAACCCATTTAATACCGGAATGAACATATTAAAACATATAACATAAGGTGATGTGTATGGTACATAATAATTCATCCGTGCTGTATAATGCTCATGAGGCTGTGGATGTGTGCTCAAACGTTGGCTGCGCCAAGACCAAGGCCACTCCATCGAGGTTGCTCTTTGCAGGTTTCATGGCGGGCGCATACATAGCCTTCGGATTCATTTTCGCCATAGTTGCGAGTGCGAGCTTCCACCCGACTCTGGGAACGTTTCCGAACCTCTCGCTCTTCAAGCTACTCCTGGGTGCAGTTTTCCCAGTCGGTCTCATAGCCGTCCTTCTCGGCGGTGCGGACCTCTGGACCGGCAACGCCCACATAGTAACACTTTCAAAGATGACGGGCAGGGCGAGCGTGAAGGATGTGCTCTACAACTGGATCGGCAGCTACACCGGCAATTTCATAGGCTCGGTCTTCTTGGCATTCTTGGCGGTTTACGGAACGGGTCTCATGGCAGGCGGTTTGTTCAAGGACGTTCTGATAGGCATCGGCAACTACAAGGTCGCGCTTACTCCATGGAAGGCCTTCTGGCTGGGAATAGGCTGTAACTGGCTTGTGAACGTGGCGATATGGCTCTACATTCGCGCTAAAGACACTGCCGGAAAGGTAATCGTAACCTGGTTCCCGATCTTCGCCTTCGTTGCCATAGGTTTTGAGCACAGCATAGCCAACATGTGGGCCATAAGCGCCAGCATATTTGCCTCGGAGGGTGCGATAAGCTGGGTCCAGTTCTTCCACAACATAATCCCCGTCACGATAGGAAATGCTATTGGAGGCTTTCTCTTCGTGGGCTTCTACCACTGGTTCCTCGCTGACGGCAGAAACGCCCTTAAAGAGCTGATCGACTTTGTCGAGGTGCTGGTACTCTTCGTTGTTATCATGGTGCTTATCCCGGCGGGAATAGCCTATGTCCTCAGCGGTCTCGGAAGCATTGCCATATGGGCAGTGCCAGTTGCAATATCCCTCTATGGAATAGCGGTCACATATCTCGTGAGAAGAAAATGAAATCGGCTTTCAATCGACTTTCAAAACCTTATTATACTATGAAAGAGTAAGCGAGGTGGTGGTAAGAATGGAGGAGTTCAAGATTGGCCTGTGCCCGTACTGTGGAATGGGGTGCAGGTTTTACATAAAGACTCTTAACGGGCAGCCCATAGGAATAGAGCCGTATCCCGGTGGTGTTAATGAAGGAAAGCTCTGTCCAAAGGGTGTCGCCGCCGTTGACTTCCTCAGACACGAGGATAGGCTGAAAAAGCCGCTCAAGAGAACTGAAAACGGCTTCGTCGAGATAAGCTGGGAACAGGCGATAAAGGAAATCGCTGAAAAGCTTCTGGAGATACGCGAGAAGTACGGGCCGGATGCGCTGGGCTTCTTCTCAAGTGCTCGCTGTTCCAACGAGGAGAACTACCTCCTGCAGAAAATAGCTCGCCTTCTGGG
Protein-coding regions in this window:
- the hydB gene encoding NADPH-dependent hydrogenase/sulfhydrogenase 1 subunit beta translates to MRYVKLPKENTYEFLERLKNLGKLYAPVKISDQFYDFREIDDVRKIEFNYTRTLMPPKKFFFAPREKMFEFSISKAEYKEVIPEVEPFVLFGLHACDIYGLKILDSVYLDEYPDKYYKVRREKGIILGISCMPDEYCFCNLLRTDFEHDGFDLFFHELPDGWLIRIGTPTGHRIVDKNIKLFTEVTQEDICNFREFERKRAQAFRYHEEWDNIHYLLELEMEHPLWEKEAEKCFACGNCSTVCPTCRCYEVQDIVNLDGDTGYRERRWDSCKFRSHGLVAGGHNFRPTKKDRFINRYLCKMSFHWTLGINFCVGCGRCTAFCPAGIDFVKNLRIIAGLEDPSCPSELSEEIPKKGFAYANNIRGEDI
- the hydD gene encoding NADPH-dependent hydrogenase/sulfhydrogenase 1 subunit delta produces the protein MERKVRIGFYALTSCYGCQLQFAMMDEILQLLPNAEIVCWYMLDRDSSEDEPVDIAFIEGSVSTEEEIELLKKIRENAKIVVAVGSCAVQGGVQSWEKDKSLEELWKIVYGDGKVKFEPKKAKPVEEYIKVDYKLYGCPPEKKDFIYAIGTFLVGSWPEDVDYPVCLECRLKGNPCILIEKGEPCLGPITRAGCDARCPSYGIACIGCRGAIGYDVAWFDSLARTFKEKGLTKEEILERMKIFNAHNPKLEEMVDKVFQEVKE
- the hydG gene encoding NADPH-dependent hydrogenase/sulfhydrogenase 1 subunit gamma, with protein sequence MSEAHVCMCHDNPYVLDRVKVLRVYQLTEKEKLFLFRFEDPEIAENWTFKPGQFVQLTIPGVGEVPISICSSPMKRGFFELCIRKAGRVTTVVHKLKPGDTVLVRGPYGNGFPVDEWEGMDLLLIAAGLGTAPLRSVFLYAMDNRWKYGNITFINTARYGKDLLFYKELEAMKDLAEAENVKIIQSVTRDPDWPGRHGRPQNFIVEANTNPKNTAIAVCGPPRMYKAVFEALINYGYRPENIYVTLERKMKCGIGKCGHCNVGTSTSWKYVCRDGPVFTYFDIVSTPGLLD
- a CDS encoding formate/nitrite transporter family protein; the encoded protein is MCMVHNNSSVLYNAHEAVDVCSNVGCAKTKATPSRLLFAGFMAGAYIAFGFIFAIVASASFHPTLGTFPNLSLFKLLLGAVFPVGLIAVLLGGADLWTGNAHIVTLSKMTGRASVKDVLYNWIGSYTGNFIGSVFLAFLAVYGTGLMAGGLFKDVLIGIGNYKVALTPWKAFWLGIGCNWLVNVAIWLYIRAKDTAGKVIVTWFPIFAFVAIGFEHSIANMWAISASIFASEGAISWVQFFHNIIPVTIGNAIGGFLFVGFYHWFLADGRNALKELIDFVEVLVLFVVIMVLIPAGIAYVLSGLGSIAIWAVPVAISLYGIAVTYLVRRK